The window ACCATCAAGCAAAACACCCATGGGTCTATGACTGGCGTCGGCTGTCACTGTCCGTAGCTAGGTCGGAAACACGCATCGAACATCCTGTCTGAGCCACGCCCAATGTCGGACGGGGAGCCTACGGTCTGCCACGATGGGGTAGCGCAGGACGGAGGAGACATATGGCACGCGCCGACCTACTACTTGCCTTGGTCCAGTCAGGGGCCGGAGGCGATGAACTGGCGTTCCGTCGCGCCGCTGAAGCCTTGATCGCGGAGGAAGAGGGCAAGAAGCACGGAGTCCTCGCCGGCCAGCTTGCGGACGCTCTGACGAAGCGTCGGAACCCGTCGAAAGTTGCGCTGCTGGCCCGCAATGATGCTGCCGCAGCTTTGCTCCACGAGATCGAGCCCGAGCGTCGAGCCACCGAGCTTGTGTTGCCCGCCACTGCACGACAGTCTGTGAACGAACTCGTCGAGGAACACCATCGACGGGACTTGCTTCGCAGCCACGGCGTCGAACCACGCCACCGCATCTTGTTAGTCGGACCCCCTGGGGGCGGCAAGACTTCGCTTGCTGAAGCAATCGCAACAGAGCTCGCTGTCCCGCTCTTGAGCGTTCGGTACGAAGGCCTCATCGGCAGCTTTCTCGGGGAAACCGCAACTCGTCTTGAAACGCTATTCGCTGCCGTGCGCCTCCGGCCGTGTGTTCTCTTCTTCGACGAATTCGACGCTATCGCGAAAGAGCGCGGCGACACACACGAAACAGGCGAAATCAAGCGTGTCGTCAGCTCTCTACTGCTCCAAGTCGACAAACTGCCGTCCCACGTCGTGGTCGTGGCCGCCACCAACCACGCTGAGCTGTTGGATCGGGCCGTGTGGCGACGCATGCAGCTACGTGTCGAGCTTCCCCCGCCGACCCGGGCGGCCAAGATCGAGTGGCTCAGCGCCTGGTCTCATCGCACGAGAGTCGACCTTGGTCTGGCCCCCAAGACCATTGCTGAGAGACTTGCCAATGTCAGCTTCGCCGAGCTGGAAGAATTCGCACTTGACGTACAGCGCCGATCCATCCTGTCCGGCCCCGAACCCCACGCCCGCGAGGTTGCCCAACAGGTGCTGAAGCAATGGGCGGCGCGGTCGCGAACTAACGCCAAATGACCACCGCCGGTACCGGTGGTGCTTCGACTGACCGTCCCATCATCCTCAGCGAAGCCGGGCTAGCTCGTTCGATCCAACGTCCCGGCGGGGGCGGAAAAGGCCGAGTCAACTACGCCAACGTCGAAAAACGTGTCGAACGACTGGATGTCCGCTTCGACGCGCTATCCGCAGCGCTAAGCGATCAGGTGAAGCTCGCAGCGTCAATACAGTCGGCCGATCCGCAGCTTGTGCTGGTCATGGAGGCACGTGAGGAGACGATCGACCTCAGCGGCGTCGCCAGCTCGATGGGTATCGAGGTCGTCGCCGAAGCGGAATCCCGAGTCGAGCCCGACGACGAGTTCACTCTGGCGTCCGACAAGCCCAGAAGTCCGCTCATCGCGTCCTGTCTGCATGCCATCTGCGTCAATCAGACTTCCCTCAACTCTTTGCTCACCCTGTGGCGGGCTTGGAAGAAGGACGGCAAGCTCCCACGGGGTAAAGCGAAATTACGCGACTTCTTCGTCCACCTGAAGGATATCCGCCCCTGGGGCACTCACGATCGACTGAAGATGATCGACTGGGACGACCATTTTGGCGGGGTCGACTTAGATCAGCTTGTCTCGATCGAGATCGAGCTGTGGTTCCGAGGCTCGGACACCACCCGGAACGCCGCTCAGGCGAATGTCACAGCTCTGCTTGCACGAGACGGTGGCTCGGTCACGTCGTCGGCGGTCATCCTGCAAATTGGGTACCACGGACTTAAAGCGAGGGTGCCCAACCGAGTCCTCGAACAGCTCGCTCGGGGCCAGTTCGAGTCGGTCGAGGTGGTCAAGTCTGCCAACGTCATGTATCTCAAGGCCAGTGGGCAGGATGCGCTGCCAATCGGCGAAAGTACCGACGCAGAAGCAAAGGTCGTATCTCCGCCTCCGACGGGATCTCCGGTGCTGTGCTTGTTCGACGGCGTACCAGCAGCAAACCACTCACTTCTCAGCAACCGAGTAACGGTTCTCGACCCCGACGACCTAACGGCTGACTACGGGGTCGGAGTGCGTCGACACGGAACAGCAATGGCGTCGATCGCGATCTGGGGGGATCGCAATTTCGATGGACCGGCCGCGGCTCGCCCGGTTCTAATACGACCCGTCATGCGTCCGTGCGAAGAGACATACCCACCGGCCGAGGAACTACCCACCGATTCGCTCGCACCAGACCTCATGTGGCGGGCATTTCGCGATCTCTTTGACGAAACGCCTGATGGCATGCCACCTTCAGCACCTGAGGTCAGCATTATCAACCTGTCGATGGGCGACCCGGCAACGCCGTTCGACAGCGTCCTATCGGCGTGGGCACGCATGATCGACTGGCTGAGTTACGAGTACGGCGTGCTGGTCATCGTCTCGGCCGGGAACTATGGCCAACTCGACCTGAGTCCGTCGAATAGTAGCGACCTGGCACAGCTCGCGGGCGATCAACGCCGGCAGGCAACCCTGGCCGCACTTGATCGCCAACAGAACGCTCGCAGGCTACTTGCTCCAGCTGAGTCCATCAACGCCCTCACAGTTGGGGCCATTCATGACGACGGCGCTGAGAATGCGCCGCTGGGCTATCGCGTGGACCCGAACGATGGGTTGGTCAGTGTCAGCCCGGTGTCAGCTACCGGATCGGGGTACCGGCTTAGCCTGAAGCCGGACTTGGCGGCCCCTGGCGGAAGGGCGTACTTCGCAACGGGAGGGCCCTCAAATTCCTCCATCAGGTTCCCACCCGCCAGTCCCCTTGGCCCGGGCATCAAGGTCGCAGCGCCGGAAGGCAACAAAGAGACCCACACGATCGGAACGAGTGCAGCAGCTGCGTTGGTGTCGCGCCGGGCCGCTCGCCTGCACGATTTACTCGACGAAGTGACCGCTGGCCGCACTATGAGTCGTCGTCAGCGAGCTTCGGCTATGAAGGCGCTTCTGATCCATGGCGTCGATAGGTTCGCTGACCTGTCGACGTCCCCCCTCCAGCTCGAGCGGGCCATCGGCAATGGCATTCTCGTAAGGGATTTCACCGCCGGGTGTGGGTCGAATGAGGCAGTTCTCCTTTTCCTCGGACGGATCTCCGACGCCCAAGAACAGCCGCTAGCCATTCCGCTCCCAGACGGCTTGAGCGTGCGGGAGGCCAAACGAATCGAGGGAACCCTGGCCTGGCTCTCTCCGGTCAACTGGCGCCACCGCCAGTACCGACGAGCAGCCCTGTCCTTCGTGACGCCTGAAGGGCCCATCCCAACACTCGGCACTGCCCGAGGCATCTCCTCGGACACAGCCAAAGCTGGTGCAACCACGGTCCAGCACCTGTCTTGGGACACCTCAAGCGCTTGGGCGGTCGGCCAAGGCTCCGAAGTCACGATCCGGGTGAAGTGCTTCGCCCAAGCCGGCGGCCTAGATGAGCCAGTCGATTACGCCGCTGTCGCATCGATCTGGGTAGCACCCGCCGTCGGTGTTGACGTCTACACGCAGGTGCGTGACCAGGTACGAGCCCGTGTGGCGGTACAACCCGGCGCCTAGGAAGCATGGCCGCTCCGTGGGCCTGGCTGCCGAGGCGCACAGCGGCTCGGCTGGCGGTGCAGCGCAGCAAGGGCCGAAAGGTTCAGGTCGCGGGGGTCTCGGAGAACAGCTGGATCAGGTTGCCGCAGGTGTCGTCGATGACGGCGACGGTGACCGGGCCGGCCGGGGTCGGGTCGGTGAGCACCCGCACCCCGAGACCCTTGAGCCTGTCGATCTCGGCGTGCACATCGGCGACACCGAAAGCGGTGCAGGGAATCCCGTCCTCGACCAGGGCCGCCTTGAACGGCCCGACCGCCGGGTGGCCGGACGGTTCCAGCAGCAGCTGGGTGCCGTCGGGGTCGCCGGGTGCGGTGAGGGTGAGCCAGCGGTCGGTGCCGATCGGCACGTTGTGCTTCGGTGCGAAGCCGAGCACGTCGGTGTAGAAGCGGAAGGCCTGCTCCTGGTCGTCGACGAACACGCTGCAGTAGGCGATGGTGGGCACACGGACTCCTCAGTCGGTGGGATCGGGGACCGGCCACCGGCGCTGGATCTCCTGCAACGGGCGGGTGTCCACGTCGTGGAACTTGTACCGCCCCTCACGCCGGACCCGGACCAGCCCTGCCTCCTCCAGCACCGCGAGGTGCTGGGAGAGCGCCTGCCTGGTCATCGGGAAACCGTTCTCGATGAGCCGGGTGCAGAGCGCGAACAGGGTCTGGCCGTCGGTGGCCGTGAGCTCGTCCAGCAGCGCGCGCCGCGTCGGGTCCGCGATGGCCCGGTAGATGTCGCTCACCGGGTCAGCATAGGCAAGTAGCTACTTGCCTGTCGAGGGGTGCGGCATGGCTCCCTGGTGCGCGCAGGACGGGGGACACACGCCGGACCGGCAGAGATCCGCCCGATCAGCAGGGCGGCCCGGAAGAGCTCGGCCGGTTCAGCGTCCGCGACGGTTCGTGCGAGCGCGACCGTTGCCACGCCCACCGCCGCCCCGCGACGGGCCGCGGTACTCACCGGGTTCCGTCCAGTCCGGGGCCTCGCCGTCCGGCTGCAGCTCCACGGACCGGCCGGTCGGCGCCACGTACTGGAACGGCGAGAGCACGGCGTCCACCGAGGAGCCGCCGGCGATGTTCGCGGGCTCGTCGAGAACCGAGTGGGAGAACAAGTTGTCGTTGATGATGGGCTCCTGTCGCCGGGGTCGGCTGCACCCCGGGTCGAGCGAAGTAGGGGGTCGGCACACCGACGGTGCGACGACCTGGTGGAGACGGCAGTGGCAAAGATCTGTGACCCCCGTCGACCTCGACGTTACACCCCGGGGGATGGACACCCTGGGACATCCGGGAATCGCCGCCCTGGGCCGTGCCCGCATCCCCGCTCGCCGACCCGGATCAGGACCAGGGCAGTCAGTGCTGACCGAGCTCCCGGACGGGATCGGTCGAGGGATCCGGGAGTGTGCCCACCCGGTCCTTCCCGCCCCGCTTCGCGATGTACATCGCGCGGTCCGCAGCGGCGTACAGGGTGCGCAGGTCGACGGCCTGGGTCGGCGCGTGCGCGGTGCCGGCACTGACCGAGACCTGCACCTGCGCGCCACCGTCGAGGATGAACGGGTGCGACCGGATCGCCTGGACCACGGCCGCCGCCCGCTCGACCATCCGACTCGCCGAACACCCCGGCAGCAGAACGGCGATCTCGTCGCCGCCCAGGCGGGAGACCACGTCGCCCGGGTCGCTGACCGCCACCAGCAGCTCGCCGAGTTGCACCAGTACGGCGTCGCCGGCCGGATGGCCGTACCCGTCGTTGATCGACTTGAAGTTGTCGACGTCGAGCAGCAACAGCGCCGTGCCCTGCCCGCTGGCCGCGCCGGACAGTGCCGACTGCGCGGCCTGGTCGAGCACGGTGCGGGTGGACAGGCCGGTCAGCGGGTCGATCGCCGCCCGCTGCCGGAGCCGGCCGATCAACTCCGCCTGCTTCTCCCCGGAGATGATCAACAGACCGGCCGTGGTGATCATCACCGCGCCGACGTAGGCGATGGACACGATGGCGGACCGCAGATCCAGCTGCAGCGCGACCACCAGGATCTCGCCGAGCACCGCCACTGCCGTCACCGCGACCGCACCGGCCCGCGGCAGCTGCGAGGCCGCGTACAGCACCGGGAACACGAAGAACACCTGCGCCGCCACCGACGAGTCCCTGGTGGCCAGGTCCAGCACGACGATCACCGCCACCGCCAGGAAGGGCGCGACCGCCCAGACCGGCGCGGGCACCGTCACCGCCCGCTGCATCCAGGTGCCGACCACCACGACAGCAACGCCGAGTACCGCGGTCAGCACGATCGCCGGCACGCTCACCTCGTCCGGGGACAGGGCAGCGAACAGCACGGACACACCGGCCGCGACCCCGGCCAGCACGACCACGACGCGGACCGCCGACGCGGCGTGACGGGGTTGCATCGCGGCGACCGCGGCCC is drawn from Nakamurella alba and contains these coding sequences:
- a CDS encoding AAA family ATPase; the protein is MARADLLLALVQSGAGGDELAFRRAAEALIAEEEGKKHGVLAGQLADALTKRRNPSKVALLARNDAAAALLHEIEPERRATELVLPATARQSVNELVEEHHRRDLLRSHGVEPRHRILLVGPPGGGKTSLAEAIATELAVPLLSVRYEGLIGSFLGETATRLETLFAAVRLRPCVLFFDEFDAIAKERGDTHETGEIKRVVSSLLLQVDKLPSHVVVVAATNHAELLDRAVWRRMQLRVELPPPTRAAKIEWLSAWSHRTRVDLGLAPKTIAERLANVSFAELEEFALDVQRRSILSGPEPHAREVAQQVLKQWAARSRTNAK
- a CDS encoding S8 family peptidase encodes the protein MTTAGTGGASTDRPIILSEAGLARSIQRPGGGGKGRVNYANVEKRVERLDVRFDALSAALSDQVKLAASIQSADPQLVLVMEAREETIDLSGVASSMGIEVVAEAESRVEPDDEFTLASDKPRSPLIASCLHAICVNQTSLNSLLTLWRAWKKDGKLPRGKAKLRDFFVHLKDIRPWGTHDRLKMIDWDDHFGGVDLDQLVSIEIELWFRGSDTTRNAAQANVTALLARDGGSVTSSAVILQIGYHGLKARVPNRVLEQLARGQFESVEVVKSANVMYLKASGQDALPIGESTDAEAKVVSPPPTGSPVLCLFDGVPAANHSLLSNRVTVLDPDDLTADYGVGVRRHGTAMASIAIWGDRNFDGPAAARPVLIRPVMRPCEETYPPAEELPTDSLAPDLMWRAFRDLFDETPDGMPPSAPEVSIINLSMGDPATPFDSVLSAWARMIDWLSYEYGVLVIVSAGNYGQLDLSPSNSSDLAQLAGDQRRQATLAALDRQQNARRLLAPAESINALTVGAIHDDGAENAPLGYRVDPNDGLVSVSPVSATGSGYRLSLKPDLAAPGGRAYFATGGPSNSSIRFPPASPLGPGIKVAAPEGNKETHTIGTSAAAALVSRRAARLHDLLDEVTAGRTMSRRQRASAMKALLIHGVDRFADLSTSPLQLERAIGNGILVRDFTAGCGSNEAVLLFLGRISDAQEQPLAIPLPDGLSVREAKRIEGTLAWLSPVNWRHRQYRRAALSFVTPEGPIPTLGTARGISSDTAKAGATTVQHLSWDTSSAWAVGQGSEVTIRVKCFAQAGGLDEPVDYAAVASIWVAPAVGVDVYTQVRDQVRARVAVQPGA
- a CDS encoding VOC family protein is translated as MPTIAYCSVFVDDQEQAFRFYTDVLGFAPKHNVPIGTDRWLTLTAPGDPDGTQLLLEPSGHPAVGPFKAALVEDGIPCTAFGVADVHAEIDRLKGLGVRVLTDPTPAGPVTVAVIDDTCGNLIQLFSETPAT
- a CDS encoding ArsR/SmtB family transcription factor, whose protein sequence is MSDIYRAIADPTRRALLDELTATDGQTLFALCTRLIENGFPMTRQALSQHLAVLEEAGLVRVRREGRYKFHDVDTRPLQEIQRRWPVPDPTD
- a CDS encoding GGDEF domain-containing protein, yielding MIRAAVAAMQPRHAASAVRVVVVLAGVAAGVSVLFAALSPDEVSVPAIVLTAVLGVAVVVVGTWMQRAVTVPAPVWAVAPFLAVAVIVVLDLATRDSSVAAQVFFVFPVLYAASQLPRAGAVAVTAVAVLGEILVVALQLDLRSAIVSIAYVGAVMITTAGLLIISGEKQAELIGRLRQRAAIDPLTGLSTRTVLDQAAQSALSGAASGQGTALLLLDVDNFKSINDGYGHPAGDAVLVQLGELLVAVSDPGDVVSRLGGDEIAVLLPGCSASRMVERAAAVVQAIRSHPFILDGGAQVQVSVSAGTAHAPTQAVDLRTLYAAADRAMYIAKRGGKDRVGTLPDPSTDPVRELGQH